The region GACCCAATAGAAAAAAAACCTTTCTTTCATTTCTTGCCAGATACTCAAACTTATTCTGTGTCTGCAATGGGTTGTAATTTTTCTTGTCTCAATTGTCAGAATTGGCAAATTTCTCAGCTTCAAAAAATAGAAAAATTAGATGAAGAATTTCCTGGAGAAGAAAAAAGTGCGGATGATATTGTGTCTGGTGCAATAGAAAACAATTGCCCATCTATTTCTTATACATATACAGAGCCAACGGTTTTTGTAGAAACAGCTCTTCCAATTATGCAAAAAGCAAAAGAAAGCAACTTGAAAAATGTTTGGGTTTCAAATGGGTATATGAGTAAAGATTGTTTGGACTCAATCATCCCCTATCTCGATGCAATAAATATAGATATAAAATTTTTTGATAATAAAAAATACAAAAAAATTGCAGGCGCATCACTTGAACCAATATTAGAAAATTTGTTATATTTAAAAAAGCATAAAATTTTTATAGAAATCACAACGCTACTTATTCCAGATGAAACAAATTCTAAAAATCAGATAAAGGATATTGCAAAATTTATTTATGAAAAACTTGGCAAAGATACTCCATGGCACATATCCAAATTTTCACCAGAAATTTCATACAAACTTTTGTCACACCGTGCTAGCTCGGAAGAAGAATTAGAAAACGCATATAATATTGGAAAAAGTGTTGGGTTAAATTATGTATACTTGGGAAATATTGCATCTGATTCGAGAGAAAATACATATTGCTCAAGCTGTGGAGTTGTGAATATAGAAAGACAAGGATATATAATAACAAGATGTGATACAAATGGACTTTGTCAGAATTGTAAAAAATCATTAAACATAATTTCAAAATGATAAAAAACAAAAACAAATTTAGT is a window of Patescibacteria group bacterium DNA encoding:
- the amrS gene encoding AmmeMemoRadiSam system radical SAM enzyme; protein product: MKEALFYTKNNYKSVDCNLCNHRCHILPGMTGICAVRRNIDGTLYSLNYNKFIAINIDPIEKKPFFHFLPDTQTYSVSAMGCNFSCLNCQNWQISQLQKIEKLDEEFPGEEKSADDIVSGAIENNCPSISYTYTEPTVFVETALPIMQKAKESNLKNVWVSNGYMSKDCLDSIIPYLDAINIDIKFFDNKKYKKIAGASLEPILENLLYLKKHKIFIEITTLLIPDETNSKNQIKDIAKFIYEKLGKDTPWHISKFSPEISYKLLSHRASSEEELENAYNIGKSVGLNYVYLGNIASDSRENTYCSSCGVVNIERQGYIITRCDTNGLCQNCKKSLNIISK